A part of Bacilli bacterium genomic DNA contains:
- the iolD gene encoding 3D-(3,5/4)-trihydroxycyclohexane-1,2-dione acylhydrolase (decyclizing), whose translation MEKIRLTMAQALLKFLDQQYVSIDGVEIKFVKGIMGIFGHGNVTGIGEALERGGSNLVFIQGKNEQGMVHAATAFAKQNNRTQIFACTSSIGPGALNMVTAAATATVNRIPVLILPGDIFATRQPDPVLQQMEIGSDYTVSANDAFKAVSKYWDRISRPEQLMTAALQAMRVLTDPAEMGAVTLALPQDVQAEAYDYPADFFAKRIHYMDRRSPSPDAIKRAAALFAGKKRPLIISGGGVHYSSATGELAKFAEAFHIPVAETQAGKSSLPWNHPLNVGGIGVTGTLPANKLARDADLIIGVGTRYSDFTTSSKSAFANPHVQFVNLNINSLDSEKMEGAAIIADAKTGLNALREALLAARYHSGYAENEIADLKKEWDQEVDRLYEWDCPEGLAQTRAVGVINQTIDPAAVIVNAAGSLPGDLHRLWRAQAPKTYHMEYGFSCMGYEVSGAFGITYAEPEREIYAFVGDGSYLMLHSELLTSLQEGRKITVLLFNNHGYQCIHNLQKEHGSDGFGNEFRFRDAATGHLSGEYLPIDFAAHAQSLGAKAYKARTAEELRDAIMKAKAEKITTLIEIAVVPGTNTAGYESWWRVGVPEVSASEKVLAAHDAMQRQMQAAKSY comes from the coding sequence ATGGAGAAAATTCGGTTGACGATGGCTCAGGCACTTCTGAAATTTTTGGACCAACAATATGTCTCGATCGATGGTGTCGAGATTAAATTCGTTAAAGGAATAATGGGCATATTCGGACACGGCAATGTGACGGGAATTGGCGAAGCGCTGGAACGCGGCGGAAGCAATTTGGTATTTATACAAGGCAAAAATGAGCAAGGCATGGTGCATGCCGCAACCGCTTTCGCCAAACAAAATAACCGCACGCAAATTTTTGCCTGCACATCGTCCATAGGTCCCGGAGCTCTTAATATGGTAACCGCTGCCGCAACGGCAACCGTGAATCGAATTCCGGTATTAATTCTCCCCGGAGATATTTTCGCAACCAGACAACCGGACCCGGTGCTGCAGCAAATGGAAATTGGCAGCGATTATACGGTGTCGGCAAATGACGCCTTTAAAGCGGTAAGCAAATATTGGGACCGTATTTCGCGTCCAGAACAATTAATGACAGCGGCATTGCAAGCGATGCGGGTGCTAACGGACCCCGCGGAAATGGGCGCCGTCACTTTAGCTTTGCCACAGGATGTCCAAGCGGAAGCGTATGATTATCCGGCGGATTTTTTCGCCAAGCGTATCCATTATATGGATCGCCGCTCTCCATCCCCTGATGCAATTAAAAGGGCGGCAGCATTATTTGCCGGCAAAAAAAGGCCGCTCATTATCTCCGGTGGCGGCGTGCATTACTCTTCAGCAACAGGCGAGTTGGCAAAATTCGCGGAAGCGTTTCATATACCGGTTGCCGAAACGCAAGCGGGCAAAAGCTCATTGCCCTGGAACCATCCGTTAAATGTCGGCGGCATTGGCGTAACGGGAACGCTCCCGGCAAATAAGCTCGCAAGAGATGCTGATTTGATTATTGGCGTCGGTACGCGCTATTCGGACTTTACAACCTCTTCCAAGTCGGCATTTGCAAATCCGCATGTACAGTTCGTCAACTTGAACATTAACAGCCTGGACTCGGAAAAAATGGAGGGCGCGGCCATTATCGCCGATGCCAAAACTGGATTGAACGCTTTGCGGGAAGCATTGTTGGCGGCCCGTTACCATAGCGGCTATGCCGAAAATGAAATAGCCGACCTCAAAAAAGAGTGGGATCAAGAGGTCGACCGTCTATATGAATGGGATTGTCCGGAAGGGCTGGCCCAAACCCGCGCAGTCGGCGTTATCAATCAAACCATTGACCCCGCCGCTGTGATCGTAAATGCGGCTGGAAGCCTTCCCGGCGATTTGCACAGGTTATGGAGGGCGCAGGCGCCAAAAACATATCATATGGAGTACGGTTTTTCGTGCATGGGTTACGAAGTGAGCGGGGCATTTGGCATTACGTATGCGGAGCCTGAGCGGGAAATATATGCATTTGTCGGAGATGGAAGCTACTTGATGCTGCATTCCGAATTGCTGACAAGCTTGCAAGAAGGCAGAAAAATCACTGTTTTGCTTTTTAATAACCACGGCTATCAATGTATTCATAACTTGCAAAAAGAACATGGCAGCGATGGGTTCGGCAACGAATTTCGCTTCCGGGATGCGGCAACGGGGCACCTATCCGGGGAGTATCTGCCGATTGATTTTGCCGCGCACGCCCAAAGCCTTGGAGCGAAGGCATACAAGGCCCGCACGGCTGAGGAACTGCGCGACGCCATCATGAAAGCGAAAGCGGAAAAAATCACCACTTTGATCGAGATCGCGGTTGTGCCCGGCACGAATACGGCCGGCTATGAATCGTGGTGGCGCGTAGGCGTTCCGGAAGTTTCCGCAAGCGAAAAAGTATTGGCGGCGCACGATGCAATGCAGCGGCAGATGCAAGCGGCAAAATCATATTAA